AACCGGTTCGCACCAAGATGGGCAAGGTATAAGGGAAATATCGTCCAGATGCTGAATGCACCGAGATGGCGCAGAAGAAAGGATATGTAAATCCGCCAGTTCCGCCTGAATACGGTTAAATCAAAAAAGGGCTGACTTAATCTCACCCGCTGGCTGCGCAGACCAACCTGAGCAAAAACTGCGGTGAGAAGCATCAATAGCCCGCTAACAAGAAATATGGCTTGGGTGCTGACCAAACCGACAAGAAGCGCACCCAATGCCCAGCCCAAAGAACCAAAACCGCTGAACCTGCCCAGTCTGTTGTCCTTTTGATAAAAATAGGCGATGAGTGCAGCCGGGAATATGCCCGCACAAAGACCGATACCCGCCCGAACAGCAAAAAGACTGGGTAGGTTACGGGCAAAGGTGTGCAGGAGAAGCGCCACGGCACTAAGAAAGAGTCCATAGACCACAAACCCTTTTCGGTCACCAAAATCTGCCCACCTGCCGAAAACAAGCGTGGCAACAAGCATCATCCCTTGATAAGCGGCAACAAGCAGACCAATCTCGGAATGGTTGGCACCAAATGCCTTTGCCAAGAGCGGGATATAAACAACCGCGGCAGTGAGCCCAGCATTGGCAAATGTCTGAACAAGATAAGGAACCATCAGAGTCTGTTACTGAACACCTGGTGATACCAGTTTTCAACCGCAAGCGCCTCGCTATCGCGGTTTAATCTTTTTAACAGGGCAATCCGGGCGCGGACGAACATCTGATAACGGTTAAGGTTAAAACGGCTGCGCTCATCCATGCCCCAACGAGGGATGCGCACCCTTAACCGGTTATAGTCAAATTCAGGCACAAAAGAGTCGGTGCGGACCTGAAAAAGGACACCCATCGGCACCAAATTGAACCCGGTAAGGAGCTGCCGGGAGTCATTATCAGCCTCAAGGGGAAATGTGGTGTATGCCGGGCGTTCAGGATTATTGATAATGAAACTTCTAAGCAGAGCGATATAACTCTCCTGAATGACAACCGGGTCATACGGCTGGTTGTGTTCAAACCGGTCTAACTGGGTTAGAAACCGGTGAACCTCCAATAGGGAATTTTCCACGAGCCAGGGGTATTTTTTCTCAAGGTATTTAAAATACCAGGAGCGTCTTAAAAGTTCCTTGTCAATTATGCAGACATCCGGGCGGATTTTATCTATCTCCTGCAGATAAAAAACCGGGGCATAGATGTCCCACCATTCAGTAACGATGATGCCGTTGGAATCGGCAGACTGCAAGGTATTGACCGCCTGGTCATAGGCAATATAGTGCTGGCTTTTATTCTGCAGCGGATAGTTAAATATGATAACAACAAAGGGCAAAAGCCACACTAAATATGTAATTCTTCTAAAACGCTGGAATAGTGCGTTGATGCCCGCACCGGCAAAAACCGCTAAGGGAATTACCGCCTGTCCATAATAGGCGTCAATGTCGGGGATGCTGTAGTTGGCGGCATAAAGAATTGACATAATAGTAGTTGCGGTCAAACCCAGTGCGATTTGCCTCTGGCGCTTGTAGAGATTTAGAAATCCATAGACGATGACCGGCAAAAGGACAAAGCCAAAGGAGCGCAAAAGAAGGATGGTACCTTTACCGATATTGGCGAGAACCTGATTAAATGATGAGGAAAACATCCAGACCTGATACTGCCTGCCGGTTACATGCCACCAGAACCGTTCTAAGTTAACCGGATTACCCCAAGCAAGAAGTGGTCCGGCACGGGCACGGATAATCAAAAAAAGGTATGGGGTCAAGCCAAGGAGAAAAAAGAAAAATAGCGAGGGAAAAATGCGAAAAAGGCGTTGACGATAAATCAATAAAAGCGTGACACAGGCACCAATAACTGTCCAAAGACCGGTCAAATGATTGGTTAAGGTCAAGCCAATAAGATAGGGAAAAAGGGCAAGCCTATTATCATGCTGAAAGTTGATAACAACTAACCAGACCAATAGGCTTAAGAGGAAGGTAAGGCTGTAAACCTCAACATCGGTGCTGACCGACCAGATTGGCGTGGATAGACCGACAAGTGTGGCAATCGCAGCCGAGGTTAAAGGGTTGTATCGGAGTTGGCGGCAGATAAGGATAAAAATCCCGAGCCCACAGGCAGAGAAAAGTGCGCTGAGAATTGTCAGCCTGGTGATAATCGTGCCTATTGGCACAAGGGAGAAAAGCCTACCAATCAGGGTGTAAAGTGGATACCCGGTTGGATGGAGGATATTCAAAAGGTAACAGCCGGCAGCCAGTTCCCCTGAGTCAATCAGACCAACCGCTGGCGTGCGGGTCAGGAAATAAATGGTGAAAACAAAAACAACCGGGAGATAGAAGGGTAAATAAGTAATCACTGACAACCGGTTAACCGGCTGTTTGGTGTTCATTCGCCCAGATAGGCAGCCTTGACCTTTGGGTCAGAGCGCATCTGGTCAGCATCGCCGGCGAGGACAATCCTGCCGGTCTCCAAAAGATAGGCACGGTGGGCAATCTGCAGAGCCATAAACGCATTCTGCTCAACCAAAAGAATTGCTGTTCCTCCTTGATAAATCTCCTTAATTATGGCAAATATCTCTGACACTAAAATTGGCGAAAGACCCATTGAGGGCTCATCAAGCATTAACAGCCTCGGTTTTGCCATTAAACCCCTGCCCATCGCCAGCATCTGCAGCTCCCCTCCAGAAAGTGTGCCTGCCCGCTGATAAAGCCGCTCCTTCAATCTCGGAAATGACTTAAACACCCGTTCCATTGATTCTGCCGCCTCTGATTTGGAACGGTTATAGGCGCCGAGGAGTAAATTTTCCCTGACGGTCAGGTCAACAAATGGCTTTCTTCCTTCAGGCACATGGACAATCCCCAGCCGGGCGATTTGATGTGCCGAAAGGGTATCTATCCTTTTCCCATCAAACAATATCTCACCAGAAACCGGCTTCAAGAGGCCTGATATGGTCTTGAGCGTTGTGGTCTTGCCCGCGCCATTTGCACCAATAAGGGTAACAATTTCACCCCGGTTCACATTAAATGAAACACCCTGCAATGCCCGAATTGCGCCATAGGCAACGGTTAGGTCTTTAACCTCCAAAAGCACCTTTACGCTCCTCTCTTACCTAAATACGCCTCAATCACCCTCGGATTGTTTTGCACCTCGGCCGGGGCACCACGGGCAATCACCTCACCAAAATCCATTACCACCACCTCCTCGCAGATGCCCATCACCACCTTCATCTGATGCTCAATCAGAAGAATTGTGAGATTAAACCGCTCTCGGATGAAAAGAATCAGCTCCATCAGCCTGCTTATCTCTGCAGGGTTCATTCCTGCTGCCGGTTCATCAAGAAGAAGGAGCCTTGGTCCGGCAATCAGCGCCCGGGCAATCTCCAGCCGGCGCTGTTCACCGTAAGGCAGATTTTTTGCCAGTTCCTTCTCCCGCAGCCTCAAACCCAAGACCGATAAGAGCTCTTTTGCCTTTTCGGTAACCTCCCTCTCCTCCTCTCTGAACCTGTGGGTACGCAGAATTGAACCAAAAACCCCGCACTTACCGCGATGTTGATATGCCACCCGGACATTATCAAGAACCGAAAGCTCCTTGAACAGGCGGATGTTCTGAAATGTCCTGCCAACCCCTAACTGGTAAATCTGATAAGGCTTCATTTTGGTAATCTCCTTTCCATGAAAGGAGATAGAACCGCTACTGGGTGCAACCATTCCGGTGATGAGATTAAAAACGGTGGTCTTGCCCGCGCCGTTAGGTCCAATCAGACCGGTAAGAGAACCTTCCTGCAGTCTCAGCGCAAAATCCTTGACCGCTATCAGACCACCAAAAGCCTTAGTGAGACCACGAATCTCAAGAACCGGGTTCATCCGCGCCGATACTCGGTAGGTTTTAAGAACCCAAACTCTGTTCCACCCATCGCACCATAAGGACGAACCAGCATAAAGATAATGAGTAGCAAGGGATAGACAACCATGCGCCACTCCTGAACCGCTGAAGGCAAAACAACCCTTAGACCCTC
Above is a genomic segment from candidate division WOR-3 bacterium containing:
- a CDS encoding MFS transporter, with the translated sequence MVPYLVQTFANAGLTAAVVYIPLLAKAFGANHSEIGLLVAAYQGMMLVATLVFGRWADFGDRKGFVVYGLFLSAVALLLHTFARNLPSLFAVRAGIGLCAGIFPAALIAYFYQKDNRLGRFSGFGSLGWALGALLVGLVSTQAIFLVSGLLMLLTAVFAQVGLRSQRVRLSQPFFDLTVFRRNWRIYISFLLRHLGAFSIWTIFPLYLAHLGANRFWIGVVYALNPLGQFFFMNILERVRDGLLIRAGLFLSILVFIAFGLATRFEQVIPIQIVLALSWSCLYLGTLKQLLRLNPEKSTATGILQSVLSLAAVLGALLEGITGAFGFRTIMFAAAGMAVLGALIYSISPERKTG
- a CDS encoding DUF2723 domain-containing protein; protein product: MNTKQPVNRLSVITYLPFYLPVVFVFTIYFLTRTPAVGLIDSGELAAGCYLLNILHPTGYPLYTLIGRLFSLVPIGTIITRLTILSALFSACGLGIFILICRQLRYNPLTSAAIATLVGLSTPIWSVSTDVEVYSLTFLLSLLVWLVVINFQHDNRLALFPYLIGLTLTNHLTGLWTVIGACVTLLLIYRQRLFRIFPSLFFFFLLGLTPYLFLIIRARAGPLLAWGNPVNLERFWWHVTGRQYQVWMFSSSFNQVLANIGKGTILLLRSFGFVLLPVIVYGFLNLYKRQRQIALGLTATTIMSILYAANYSIPDIDAYYGQAVIPLAVFAGAGINALFQRFRRITYLVWLLPFVVIIFNYPLQNKSQHYIAYDQAVNTLQSADSNGIIVTEWWDIYAPVFYLQEIDKIRPDVCIIDKELLRRSWYFKYLEKKYPWLVENSLLEVHRFLTQLDRFEHNQPYDPVVIQESYIALLRSFIINNPERPAYTTFPLEADNDSRQLLTGFNLVPMGVLFQVRTDSFVPEFDYNRLRVRIPRWGMDERSRFNLNRYQMFVRARIALLKRLNRDSEALAVENWYHQVFSNRL
- a CDS encoding ABC transporter ATP-binding protein, with translation MNPVLEIRGLTKAFGGLIAVKDFALRLQEGSLTGLIGPNGAGKTTVFNLITGMVAPSSGSISFHGKEITKMKPYQIYQLGVGRTFQNIRLFKELSVLDNVRVAYQHRGKCGVFGSILRTHRFREEEREVTEKAKELLSVLGLRLREKELAKNLPYGEQRRLEIARALIAGPRLLLLDEPAAGMNPAEISRLMELILFIRERFNLTILLIEHQMKVVMGICEEVVVMDFGEVIARGAPAEVQNNPRVIEAYLGKRGA
- a CDS encoding ABC transporter ATP-binding protein, with the protein product MLLEVKDLTVAYGAIRALQGVSFNVNRGEIVTLIGANGAGKTTTLKTISGLLKPVSGEILFDGKRIDTLSAHQIARLGIVHVPEGRKPFVDLTVRENLLLGAYNRSKSEAAESMERVFKSFPRLKERLYQRAGTLSGGELQMLAMGRGLMAKPRLLMLDEPSMGLSPILVSEIFAIIKEIYQGGTAILLVEQNAFMALQIAHRAYLLETGRIVLAGDADQMRSDPKVKAAYLGE